The Bacteroidales bacterium sequence ATCCTACCCCGAGGCCCTGTTGCTCTGGAAAAACGGAGACTAAGCCGAGGCCAACATACTGATTAACTTACCTTTTCACCACACGGGTTGTGAGTGAGGGGGCGAAGCTGTGGAAGGGCGTGGGGCATGGAGAGTGGAGCGTTGGGCATGGGGCTTGGAGCGTGGAGCTTGGAGCGTGGGGCTTGGAGCATGGAGCGTTGGGCATGGAGCTGGGGGTGGGGTATGGGCAGTTTCGTAATACTTTTACTGTGTGAAATTATGCAACAATAACTGATTATGGAAGGGTTTAGGTTTGAGCAACTTGATATATGGAAAGAGGCTATTGAAATCTCAGATAAACTCTTAGAAATAGCTGATCTTGCCGATCTCAAAAAGTATTACAAATTTGGAGAACAACTTAGGGCAGCAACCATGAGTATTACAAATAATATTGCTGAAGGTTCAGGCTCATTTTCTGATAGAGACTTTG is a genomic window containing:
- a CDS encoding four helix bundle protein, with translation MEGFRFEQLDIWKEAIEISDKLLEIADLADLKKYYKFGEQLRAATMSITNNIAEGSGSFSDRDFASFLNYSRRSIFECANILIIFERRNIITNQQRTELFAKLITQSKKTTNFRKSLLSPTSTTR